The following are encoded together in the Kutzneria kofuensis genome:
- a CDS encoding YidC/Oxa1 family membrane protein insertase, producing the protein MLSALFDPFVDAAYHLVSFLAPLTGTAGAIVVFVMIVRLCLHPLARIQVRGERARAEIMPKLKEIQDRHKGNPDRLNQELAAFYGGEGKGMFAGCLPMLIQLPIFSVMYRLFLSPTVGGHPNLLLTHTLLGTPLSTVFITSPSIAAVGLFALMAGVATWSAMRMTGPKLLRVLPYATVVFAMFVPLAAGLYLLTTTAWTAFERALLTRREKVAG; encoded by the coding sequence ATGCTGTCCGCACTCTTCGACCCGTTCGTCGACGCCGCCTACCACTTGGTCTCGTTCCTGGCGCCGCTGACCGGAACCGCCGGCGCCATCGTCGTCTTCGTCATGATCGTCCGACTCTGCCTGCACCCGCTGGCCCGCATCCAGGTCCGCGGCGAACGGGCCCGCGCCGAGATCATGCCCAAGCTCAAGGAGATCCAGGACCGGCACAAGGGCAACCCCGACCGGCTCAACCAGGAACTGGCCGCCTTCTACGGCGGCGAGGGCAAGGGCATGTTCGCCGGCTGCCTGCCCATGCTCATCCAACTGCCGATCTTCTCCGTGATGTACCGGCTGTTCCTGTCGCCGACCGTCGGCGGCCACCCCAACCTGCTGCTCACCCACACCCTGCTCGGCACGCCGTTGAGCACGGTGTTCATCACCTCGCCCAGCATCGCCGCGGTGGGCCTGTTCGCGCTGATGGCCGGCGTGGCCACGTGGTCGGCGATGCGGATGACCGGGCCCAAGCTGCTGCGGGTCCTGCCGTACGCCACGGTCGTGTTCGCCATGTTCGTGCCGCTCGCGGCCGGGCTGTACCTGCTCACCACCACCGCGTGGACGGCCTTCGAGCGCGCGCTGCTGACGCGGCGTGAGAAGGTCGCCGGGTGA
- a CDS encoding alpha/beta fold hydrolase: MDEVFPLEDGVGLNVVRSGAPDAPVTVVLAHGYALDHRSWHRVIPELAHDELQVVAYDHRGHGQSGPATPETASIEQLGDDLAELIDRGVDSERVVVVGHSMGGMATMALVERHPRLFSQRVSGLAFLSTAVGRRGETSLAWPQAVGKLVEELEKVFGPVVRHIRGRIEPAKAAGLKWWLFGDDPNEEDAALTAEMVAEHWPATVALFRPAFDRYDREAALTVASRVPVVAAVGERDRLCPASNAQGLVKAVGSGDAVVLPGAGHMVPLERPAEVVRLVRGLVVT, encoded by the coding sequence ATGGATGAAGTCTTCCCGCTGGAAGACGGAGTCGGGCTGAACGTGGTTCGGTCCGGTGCTCCGGACGCACCGGTGACCGTGGTGCTCGCCCACGGTTACGCGTTGGATCACCGCAGCTGGCATCGGGTGATCCCGGAGTTGGCGCACGACGAGCTGCAGGTCGTGGCCTATGACCATCGCGGGCACGGGCAGTCGGGGCCGGCGACACCGGAGACCGCGTCGATCGAGCAGCTGGGTGACGACCTGGCCGAGTTGATCGATCGGGGCGTGGACTCGGAGCGGGTGGTCGTGGTGGGCCATTCGATGGGTGGCATGGCGACGATGGCGCTGGTGGAGCGGCATCCGCGGCTGTTCTCGCAGCGGGTGTCGGGGTTGGCGTTCCTGTCGACGGCGGTGGGTCGGCGGGGTGAGACGTCGCTGGCGTGGCCGCAGGCGGTCGGCAAGCTCGTGGAGGAGTTGGAGAAGGTGTTCGGTCCGGTGGTGCGGCACATCCGTGGGCGGATCGAGCCGGCCAAGGCCGCGGGCCTGAAGTGGTGGCTGTTCGGGGACGATCCGAACGAGGAGGACGCCGCGCTGACGGCCGAGATGGTGGCCGAGCACTGGCCGGCGACGGTGGCGTTGTTCCGGCCGGCCTTCGACCGGTACGACCGGGAGGCGGCGTTGACGGTGGCGTCGCGGGTGCCGGTGGTGGCCGCGGTGGGTGAGCGGGACCGGTTGTGTCCGGCGTCGAACGCGCAGGGGTTGGTGAAGGCGGTGGGGTCCGGGGACGCGGTCGTGCTGCCGGGCGCCGGGCACATGGTGCCGTTGGAGCGTCCCGCCGAGGTGGTGCGGTTGGTGCGGGGCCTGGTTGTTACGTGA
- a CDS encoding M20/M25/M40 family metallo-hydrolase translates to MTEHQNTDGLRLAEREAVELASELIQIDTTNTGDPATLVGERAAAEYVAEKLAEVGYETTYVESGDQGPGRGNVVARLAGADPSRGALLVHGHLDVVPADAAEWSVHPFSGAVQDGYVWGRGAVDMKDMVAMSLAVARRLKRDGITPRRDIVFAFLADEEAGGKQGASWLVDNRPELFEGCTEAISEVGGYSITLKDGVRAYLVETAEKGIAWLKLRVRGRAGHGSMVHEDNAVTKLAEAVARLGRHRFPLVLTDSVREFLAGVTELTGIEFPEDDLDGAIAKLGGISRIVGATLRDTANPTMLSAGYKSNVIPSIAEASVDCRILPGREEAFERELAEILGPDVEREWMSLPPVQTSFDGAIVDHMHRSILAEDPEAKLLPYMLSAGTDAKSFQRLGIRNFGFSPLKLPDDLDFTALFHGVDERVPVEALEFGTRVLDRFIQEA, encoded by the coding sequence GTGACCGAGCACCAGAACACGGACGGGTTGCGGCTGGCCGAGCGGGAAGCGGTCGAGCTGGCCAGTGAGCTGATCCAGATCGACACCACCAACACCGGGGATCCCGCGACGCTGGTGGGGGAGCGGGCGGCCGCGGAGTACGTGGCGGAGAAGCTGGCCGAGGTGGGCTACGAGACCACCTACGTGGAGTCCGGCGACCAGGGCCCGGGCCGCGGCAACGTGGTGGCGCGCCTGGCCGGCGCCGACCCGAGCAGGGGAGCGCTGCTGGTCCACGGCCACCTGGACGTGGTGCCGGCCGACGCCGCGGAGTGGTCGGTGCACCCGTTCTCCGGCGCGGTCCAGGACGGCTACGTCTGGGGCCGTGGCGCCGTCGACATGAAGGACATGGTGGCGATGAGCCTGGCGGTCGCCCGCCGGCTCAAGCGGGACGGCATCACGCCGCGACGCGACATCGTCTTCGCCTTCCTCGCCGACGAGGAGGCGGGCGGCAAGCAGGGCGCGAGCTGGCTGGTGGACAACCGGCCGGAGCTGTTCGAGGGCTGCACGGAGGCCATCAGCGAGGTCGGCGGCTACTCGATCACGCTCAAGGACGGCGTCCGCGCCTACCTGGTGGAGACGGCCGAGAAGGGCATCGCCTGGCTGAAGCTGCGGGTGCGCGGCCGCGCCGGGCACGGCTCGATGGTGCACGAGGACAACGCCGTCACGAAGCTGGCCGAGGCGGTGGCGCGGCTGGGCCGGCACCGGTTCCCCTTGGTGCTGACGGATTCGGTGCGGGAGTTCCTCGCCGGCGTCACGGAGCTGACCGGCATCGAGTTCCCCGAGGACGACCTGGACGGCGCGATCGCCAAGCTCGGCGGCATCTCCCGGATCGTCGGCGCGACGCTGCGCGACACCGCCAACCCGACGATGCTCTCGGCCGGCTACAAGTCGAACGTGATCCCGTCGATCGCCGAGGCCAGCGTGGACTGCCGGATCCTGCCGGGCCGGGAGGAGGCGTTCGAGCGGGAGCTGGCCGAGATCCTCGGACCGGACGTGGAGCGGGAGTGGATGAGCCTGCCGCCGGTCCAGACCTCGTTCGACGGCGCCATCGTGGACCACATGCACCGGTCGATCCTGGCCGAGGATCCGGAGGCGAAGCTGCTGCCGTACATGCTGTCGGCGGGCACGGACGCGAAGTCGTTCCAGCGGCTGGGGATCCGCAACTTCGGCTTCTCGCCGCTGAAGCTGCCCGACGACCTGGACTTCACGGCGCTGTTCCACGGCGTGGACGAGCGGGTCCCGGTCGAGGCCCTGGAGTTCGGAACCCGGGTCCTGGACCGCTTCATTCAAGAGGCATGA
- a CDS encoding DUF5703 family protein, which yields MTAATNEVVDGDWEYRGLRLPPGVSRRTAATQLAIHAEFAGWELSRVLLYGDGTRKVWLRRKRSAATLAPGPIT from the coding sequence ATGACAGCAGCCACCAACGAGGTGGTCGACGGCGACTGGGAATACCGCGGGCTGCGCCTGCCGCCCGGTGTCTCCCGCCGCACCGCCGCCACCCAGCTCGCCATCCACGCCGAATTCGCCGGCTGGGAACTCTCCCGGGTCCTGCTCTACGGCGACGGCACCCGCAAGGTCTGGCTCCGCCGCAAGCGCAGCGCCGCCACCCTCGCCCCCGGCCCCATCACGTAA
- a CDS encoding tetratricopeptide repeat protein, with product MIDVAEQLARAVSLRETGSVDEARDLLLKLSSAAPDDSRVAYQTAWVHDVLGLERDAIPFYVRALDGDGLSAVERRGAMLGLGSTYRTLGRYAEAVSVLSAGVAEFPDDRALAVFLAMALYNAGNAKEAVAGLLTVLADTSADPEVRRYERAIRLYAEDLDRVWD from the coding sequence GTGATCGATGTTGCGGAGCAGTTGGCCCGGGCCGTGTCCCTGCGTGAAACCGGTTCGGTGGACGAGGCCCGGGACCTGCTGCTGAAGTTGTCGTCGGCGGCGCCCGACGACAGCCGCGTCGCCTACCAGACCGCATGGGTCCACGACGTCCTGGGCCTGGAACGCGACGCGATCCCGTTCTACGTGCGGGCGCTCGACGGCGACGGACTGTCGGCCGTCGAGCGCCGCGGCGCGATGCTGGGCCTGGGCAGCACGTATCGCACGCTGGGCCGGTACGCCGAGGCGGTGAGCGTGCTGTCCGCCGGCGTCGCCGAGTTCCCGGACGACCGCGCGCTGGCCGTGTTCCTGGCGATGGCCCTGTACAACGCCGGCAACGCCAAGGAGGCCGTCGCCGGGCTGCTCACCGTGCTCGCCGACACGAGCGCCGATCCGGAGGTCAGGCGGTACGAGCGGGCGATCAGGCTGTACGCCGAGGACCTGGACCGAGTCTGGGACTGA
- a CDS encoding DUF6412 domain-containing protein — MLHDLVTTFTTLMTAGPGLATIVLLAGFLIAALAIHLCSTRHADHAIRRTIGLATREQARSRHVLRQLDPDAAGHTRPRAPSAA; from the coding sequence ATGTTGCACGATCTCGTGACGACCTTCACCACCCTGATGACCGCCGGCCCCGGCCTGGCCACCATCGTCCTGCTCGCCGGCTTCCTCATCGCCGCCCTGGCGATCCATCTCTGCTCCACCCGCCACGCCGACCACGCGATCCGCCGCACCATCGGCCTGGCCACCCGCGAGCAGGCCCGCAGCCGCCACGTGCTGCGCCAACTCGATCCCGACGCCGCCGGACACACCCGCCCCCGAGCACCTTCAGCCGCCTGA
- a CDS encoding YncE family protein, with translation MLETAQHHEEAPLRRLAVVLIAGSTLVTGCSSGTNSGDDLQVADTVTAATPADSPAPAKTPAGTVLPLSQNATAIAVDTAHHTAAVAVDNPPALRLYDLTSIDTPPRTIDLPGRVDNLSTAGDTLLAPVRTANQLLRITLPAGTVDKITLTGGPVAANTKGDQTLVALHDTKSVAVLTGDKTDRTITGLASADQALPVGDKAVVLDRLRTAVFDLDPTAGTVGAGLRAGDGATNAVTDKYGRVLVTDSRGGELLVYKPDTLVELQRYPVPGTPYGIAYDPDRDLAWVTLTATNQVVGYDIAGGEPVERHRLPTVRQPNSVAVDPTTGRVLVASADGGGVQVITP, from the coding sequence ATGCTGGAGACAGCACAGCACCACGAGGAGGCCCCGTTGCGCCGGCTCGCCGTCGTCCTGATCGCCGGATCAACCCTGGTCACGGGGTGTTCGTCCGGCACCAACAGCGGGGACGACCTGCAGGTTGCCGACACCGTCACCGCCGCCACCCCGGCCGATTCGCCCGCACCCGCGAAAACCCCCGCCGGGACCGTGCTGCCCCTGAGCCAGAACGCCACGGCCATCGCCGTCGACACCGCCCACCACACCGCGGCCGTCGCCGTCGACAACCCACCCGCGCTCCGCCTCTACGACCTGACCAGCATCGATACGCCGCCCCGCACCATCGACCTGCCCGGCCGCGTCGACAACCTCAGCACCGCCGGCGACACCCTCCTGGCCCCCGTCCGCACGGCCAACCAACTCCTGCGCATCACCCTCCCCGCCGGCACCGTGGACAAGATCACACTCACCGGCGGACCCGTCGCCGCCAACACCAAGGGCGACCAGACCCTCGTCGCCCTCCACGACACCAAATCCGTCGCCGTGCTGACCGGCGACAAGACCGACCGCACCATCACCGGCCTCGCCAGCGCCGACCAAGCCCTCCCCGTCGGCGACAAGGCAGTCGTCCTCGACCGCCTCCGCACCGCCGTCTTCGACCTCGACCCCACCGCCGGCACCGTCGGCGCCGGCCTCCGCGCCGGCGACGGCGCCACCAACGCCGTCACCGACAAGTACGGCCGGGTCCTCGTCACCGACAGCCGCGGCGGCGAACTCCTCGTCTACAAACCCGACACCCTCGTCGAACTCCAGCGCTACCCCGTCCCGGGCACGCCCTACGGCATCGCCTACGACCCCGACCGCGACCTCGCCTGGGTCACCCTCACCGCGACCAACCAGGTGGTCGGCTACGACATCGCCGGCGGCGAACCAGTCGAACGCCACCGCCTGCCCACCGTCCGCCAACCCAACTCCGTGGCGGTCGACCCCACCACCGGACGCGTCCTCGTCGCGTCCGCCGACGGCGGAGGAGTACAGGTGATCACACCATGA